The proteins below come from a single Sus scrofa isolate TJ Tabasco breed Duroc unplaced genomic scaffold, Sscrofa11.1 Contig661, whole genome shotgun sequence genomic window:
- the LOC110259028 gene encoding olfactory receptor 2W1-like — protein MINDSYFGGFILLGFPGQPQLEMIISGVVFFFYTIALMGNIAIIALPLLDERLQTPMYFFLRSLAILDLCYTSNIVPQMLVNVWGKDKKISFGGCASQLFIDVTLCTVECMLLAVMSYDRFNAVCKPLHYMTIMNPQLCGGLVAMTWVIGIINCMILSPYAMSLPRCGNHHLDHYFCEISAMVKIACVDTTAMEETVFALCFFIFLTPLLLVLVSYGFIAVAVLKIKSATGRQKAFGTCSSHLIVVSIFYGTVIYMYIQPGNSPNQDEGKLLSVFYSIVTPA, from the coding sequence ATGATAAATGATAGCTACTTTGGTGGATTTATACTCCTTGGATTTCCAGGGCAGCCTCAACTGGAGATGATCATCTCTggggttgtctttttcttctacACTATTGCCTTGATGGGAAATATCGCCATCATTGCGCTGCCATTACTAGATGAACGTCTCCaaactcccatgtacttcttccttagAAGTTTGGCCATTTTGGATCTCTGTTATACCTCAAATATAGTCCCACAAATGTTGGTCAACGTTTGgggtaaagacaaaaaaatctcctTTGGTGGCTGTGCCTCTCAACTTTTCATCGATGTGACATTATGCACAGTTGAATGCATGCTTCTGGCTGTGATGTCTTATGACCGATTCAATGCTGTCTGCAAGCCTCTACACTATATGACCATAATGAACCCCCAACTCTGTGGAGGCCTGGTGGCCATGACCTGGGTAATTGGTATCATTAATTGCATGATACTGTCTCCCTATGCTATGAGTCTTCCTCGATGTGGGAACCACCACCTGGATCACTATTTTTGTGAAATATCTGCAATGGTCAAAATTGCATGTGTGGACACAACAGCCATGGAAGAAACCGTATTtgcattgtgtttttttattttcctcacacCACTTCTTCTCGTTCTGGTTTCATATGGcttcattgctgtagctgtgctcaAGATCAAGTCTGCGACAGGAAGGCAAAAAGCATTTGGGACCTGTTCCTCTCACCTCATTGTGGTATCCATCTTCTATGGGACTGTTATCTACATGTACATCCAGCCAGGAAACAGTCCAAATCAGGATGAGGGTAAACTTCTCAGTGTCTTTTATTCCATTGTTACTCCCGCTTGA